One genomic segment of Actinoplanes ianthinogenes includes these proteins:
- a CDS encoding phosphatase PAP2 family protein, which yields MSTFVVQAFKRVILPVAAILLLLIGMGLLLTHVLDHTWPFTVEDGVNRAFQDGRTPDRTEVSGFFSAVGNTSSVIAVTAALALILRLTLHRWREPIFLCLAVTAQAVVFFFTTLVIDRPRPDVHRLDPSPPTSSFPSGHTSAAFALYVGLAIVFAALARPAWLKALCWALVLVPLAVATARMYRGMHHPSDVLSSFVNASLCLFVMARGVLDPRVPWKISKVGSWSPSTSPASRRPTGTATS from the coding sequence GTGTCCACATTCGTTGTTCAGGCGTTCAAACGAGTGATACTGCCGGTCGCCGCGATCCTGCTGCTGCTGATCGGGATGGGGCTGCTGCTCACCCACGTGCTCGACCACACCTGGCCGTTCACTGTGGAGGACGGGGTGAACCGGGCGTTCCAGGACGGGCGCACCCCGGACCGTACCGAAGTCTCCGGGTTCTTCAGCGCGGTCGGGAACACCTCGTCGGTCATCGCGGTGACCGCGGCCCTGGCACTGATCCTGCGGCTCACCCTGCACCGGTGGCGCGAGCCGATCTTCCTGTGCCTGGCGGTCACCGCGCAGGCGGTGGTCTTCTTCTTCACCACCCTCGTGATCGACCGGCCGCGGCCGGACGTGCACCGGCTCGACCCGTCGCCGCCGACGTCGAGCTTCCCGTCCGGGCACACCTCGGCGGCGTTCGCGCTGTATGTCGGGCTGGCGATCGTCTTCGCCGCGCTGGCCCGGCCGGCCTGGCTGAAAGCGCTCTGCTGGGCGCTGGTCCTGGTGCCGCTCGCGGTCGCGACCGCCCGGATGTACCGCGGCATGCACCACCCGAGCGACGTGCTGTCGTCCTTTGTGAACGCCTCGCTGTGCCTGTTCGTGATGGCCCGTGGCGTTCTCGACCCCCGCGTGCCGTGGAAGATCTCTAAAGTGGGCTCATGGTCCCCTTCGACTTCCCCGGCGAGCCGACGCCCAACGGGTACAGCAACGTCGTGA
- a CDS encoding NAD(P)H-dependent oxidoreductase: MSILRIDASIQGPHSASSALADIAEAAWLETAPDTKIVRRHIGNQPLPSDAWQHAVQAGWLPEADRTDAQSRALALANELAAELRDSDGAILALPFYNYGVSQHVKTWFDLAMAGGSQGEKLLDGKPVILVTTRGGSYGPGTPRDGWDHNTDYLRRVVADIWGADLTLIEREFTLVGVNPALDPFKETAAAMKEAAHTAAAEAGRTFAAR; encoded by the coding sequence ATGAGCATTCTTCGTATCGACGCCAGCATTCAGGGCCCGCACTCCGCGAGCAGCGCCCTCGCCGACATCGCCGAGGCTGCCTGGCTCGAGACCGCGCCGGACACCAAGATCGTCCGTCGGCACATCGGCAACCAGCCGCTGCCGTCGGACGCCTGGCAGCACGCCGTGCAGGCCGGCTGGCTCCCCGAGGCCGACCGCACCGACGCGCAGAGCCGGGCCCTCGCGCTCGCCAACGAACTGGCCGCCGAGCTGCGTGACTCGGACGGCGCGATCCTCGCCCTGCCGTTCTACAACTACGGCGTCTCGCAGCACGTCAAGACCTGGTTCGACCTGGCCATGGCCGGTGGCTCGCAGGGCGAGAAGCTGCTCGACGGCAAGCCGGTCATCCTGGTCACCACCCGCGGTGGCTCCTACGGCCCGGGCACCCCGCGCGATGGCTGGGACCACAACACGGACTACCTGCGCCGCGTCGTCGCCGACATCTGGGGCGCCGACCTCACCCTGATCGAGCGCGAGTTCACCCTGGTCGGCGTGAACCCGGCACTCGACCCGTTCAAGGAGACCGCCGCGGCGATGAAGGAAGCCGCGCACACCGCGGCGGCCGAGGCCGGCCGCACGTTTGCCGCGCGCTGA
- a CDS encoding phosphatase PAP2 family protein, producing the protein MRTERKVSLGVRTTAAAGLAIGLLVPFGVIAALIVGKSDGLRELDNDVTDTLHVYAIAHPGWVEAMDWWSLAFTPNAWRLAALVLVIWLARRDEVVLAWWVAVTMAAGGVLGGVLKLLFGRHRPDLLDPVARATGFSFPSGHALNAALGAAVFLLVLLPRMRGRGRRVALCAAGVLLPVMTAYSRVALGVHWTSDVVAGLLLGVTVPAVTVAVFQGRRVRERAIG; encoded by the coding sequence ATGCGGACGGAGCGGAAGGTCTCCCTGGGGGTGCGGACGACCGCGGCGGCGGGGCTGGCGATCGGGCTGCTCGTGCCGTTCGGGGTGATCGCGGCGCTGATCGTGGGGAAGTCGGACGGGCTGCGGGAGCTCGACAACGACGTGACCGACACGCTGCACGTCTATGCGATCGCGCACCCCGGCTGGGTGGAGGCGATGGACTGGTGGAGTCTCGCCTTCACGCCGAACGCGTGGCGGCTGGCCGCGCTGGTGCTGGTGATCTGGCTGGCGCGGCGTGACGAGGTCGTGCTCGCCTGGTGGGTGGCGGTGACGATGGCCGCGGGTGGCGTGCTTGGTGGCGTACTCAAATTGCTCTTCGGCCGTCATCGGCCGGACCTGCTCGATCCGGTGGCCCGGGCCACCGGCTTCTCCTTCCCGTCCGGGCATGCGCTCAACGCGGCGCTCGGGGCGGCCGTGTTCCTGCTGGTGCTGCTGCCGCGGATGCGCGGGCGGGGAAGACGCGTGGCGCTGTGCGCGGCCGGGGTGCTGCTGCCGGTGATGACCGCGTACAGCCGGGTGGCGCTGGGGGTGCACTGGACCAGTGACGTGGTGGCCGGGCTGCTGCTCGGGGTGACGGTGCCGGCGGTCACCGTGGCGGTGTTCCAGGGCAGGCGTGTGCGGGAGCGCGCGATCGGGTAG
- a CDS encoding MarR family winged helix-turn-helix transcriptional regulator produces MTTEQPQADEPRWLEAEETATWLAMIKMITRLPAALDADLQHNSGLSFFEYQVLAGLSMQPDRRRRMSDLAEFSACSLSRLSHTARRLESKGWLYREPDPADGRYTLAVLTDAGWDKVVATAPGHVAGVRRMLIDALTPTQYKQLRQISERVNDAIGNEPCTGAHARPVC; encoded by the coding sequence ATGACGACCGAGCAGCCGCAGGCCGACGAGCCGCGCTGGCTCGAGGCCGAGGAGACGGCCACCTGGCTGGCCATGATCAAGATGATCACCCGGCTGCCGGCCGCTCTCGACGCCGACCTCCAGCACAACTCCGGCCTCTCCTTCTTCGAGTATCAGGTTCTCGCCGGCCTCTCCATGCAGCCCGACCGCCGGCGCCGGATGAGCGATCTGGCCGAGTTCAGCGCCTGCTCGCTGTCCCGGCTCTCGCACACCGCCCGCCGGCTGGAGTCCAAGGGCTGGCTCTATCGGGAGCCCGACCCCGCCGACGGGCGTTACACCCTGGCCGTGCTCACCGACGCCGGCTGGGACAAGGTGGTGGCCACCGCGCCCGGCCACGTCGCCGGGGTGCGCCGGATGCTGATCGACGCGCTCACCCCGACGCAGTACAAGCAGTTGCGCCAGATCAGCGAGCGGGTCAACGACGCGATCGGCAACGAGCCCTGCACCGGCGCGCACGCCCGGCCGGTCTGCTGA